One segment of Amycolatopsis alba DSM 44262 DNA contains the following:
- a CDS encoding alkaline phosphatase D family protein, which translates to MGQVNRRAVLLGGAAAVSAAALSSTVPSWANARTLAAAPAIRDPFQLGVASGDPLPDSVVLWTRLAPAPLNPDGFGGMPDASYTVDWEIANDQAFSSVVQNGTATAARASGHSVHIEPAGLEAGREYFYRFKTGGYISPVGRTRTAPAAGAAVNQLKYCFSSCQHWEEGWYHSYKGMLADNPELVLFLGDYMYEKKSGRAAAERNPRHLAFTEDVTTLAQYRARHAQHKTDADLQNAHAMAPWIVVFDDHEVMNNWNGTTSPATADRKAAGFQAFYENMPIRSTAKPSGSTIRLYRQFGWGNLARFHMLDTRQYRNAQVPDPSGSAGPSCTDMRSTSRSILGTAQEAWLLKALETQPAKWDFLGQQVFFATRDGDGNKATCESPDSWQGYEASRDRIAKGIVDRKVPNPIVLTGDVHRHWAADLRRDYFNHSDPVFGSELVTTSVTSNSDTATDPSSAWLSNNPHIKYCRGKRGYVRVTASQTQMRADFMTVSDTTEYDFSKVTLAADRSYVVEAGKPGLQKA; encoded by the coding sequence ATGGGTCAGGTGAACCGGCGGGCGGTACTCCTCGGTGGAGCAGCGGCGGTTTCGGCGGCGGCCTTGTCGTCGACGGTGCCTTCGTGGGCGAACGCGAGAACCTTGGCGGCGGCGCCCGCCATCCGCGACCCGTTCCAGCTCGGCGTCGCCTCGGGTGACCCGCTGCCGGACAGTGTCGTGCTGTGGACGCGGCTCGCTCCCGCCCCGCTGAACCCCGACGGTTTCGGCGGCATGCCGGACGCTTCGTACACAGTGGACTGGGAGATCGCGAACGACCAGGCGTTCTCCTCGGTCGTGCAGAACGGCACCGCGACCGCGGCCCGCGCCTCCGGGCACAGCGTGCACATCGAACCGGCAGGGCTCGAAGCGGGACGTGAATACTTTTACCGGTTCAAGACCGGTGGCTACATTTCGCCGGTCGGCCGGACCCGGACCGCTCCCGCCGCCGGCGCCGCGGTCAATCAGCTGAAGTACTGCTTCTCCTCCTGCCAGCACTGGGAGGAGGGCTGGTACCACTCGTACAAGGGCATGCTCGCCGACAACCCGGAACTCGTGCTGTTCCTCGGCGACTACATGTACGAGAAGAAGTCCGGCCGCGCCGCCGCCGAACGGAATCCGCGCCACCTGGCCTTCACCGAAGACGTGACGACGCTGGCCCAGTACCGCGCCCGGCACGCCCAGCACAAGACCGACGCCGATCTGCAGAACGCGCACGCGATGGCGCCGTGGATCGTGGTCTTCGACGACCACGAGGTGATGAACAACTGGAACGGCACCACCAGCCCGGCCACCGCCGACCGCAAGGCCGCCGGATTCCAGGCGTTCTACGAGAACATGCCGATCCGGTCCACCGCCAAGCCGAGCGGCTCGACGATCCGCCTGTACCGGCAGTTCGGCTGGGGCAACCTCGCGCGGTTCCACATGCTCGACACCCGGCAGTACCGCAACGCGCAGGTGCCCGACCCCTCCGGTTCGGCCGGTCCCTCGTGCACCGACATGCGGTCGACGTCACGCAGCATCCTGGGCACCGCGCAGGAAGCGTGGCTGCTGAAGGCGCTGGAGACACAGCCTGCGAAGTGGGACTTCCTCGGCCAGCAGGTCTTCTTCGCCACCCGTGACGGTGACGGCAACAAGGCCACCTGTGAGAGCCCCGATTCCTGGCAGGGTTACGAGGCTTCGCGCGACCGGATCGCGAAGGGCATCGTGGACCGCAAGGTGCCGAACCCGATCGTGCTGACCGGCGACGTCCACCGGCACTGGGCGGCCGATCTGCGCCGCGACTACTTCAACCACAGCGACCCGGTGTTCGGTTCGGAACTGGTGACGACCTCGGTCACCAGCAACAGCGACACCGCGACCGATCCGTCGTCGGCGTGGCTGTCGAACAACCCGCACATCAAGTACTGCCGGGGAAAGCGCGGTTATGTCCGGGTGACGGCGTCGCAGACGCAGATGCGGGCCGACTTCATGACGGTTTCGGACACCACCGAGTACGACTTCTCGAAGGTGACCCTGGCCGCGGACCGCAGCTACGTCGTGGAAGCCGGGAAACCAGGACTGCAGAAGGCCTGA
- a CDS encoding winged helix-turn-helix domain-containing protein: MRETPPQASYTRLELGDTSTIPVGVTVSPHVSLVSMLVEVVGGYDRGLPAPWRRQVGSAIPEQGYRAASALARRGTSVQPDFIVPISPGEDSSAAAQSEMLRDLTETDILKGLEEVFGDRLPAQWRQAADHPRRWVASLADAFTATRVATENLWTKARPLLDREIERIGVAYVRGGTDAVLGLLRPHFRFSNGSLLLPDAEPARYTTRGRKLILVPMLAGCRSAVSNFDEEDAIWIGYPLPGLDGLLDNGRNETPPGVDGLDLVVGAHRAKLLRHLGKPARMGEIANLLSCAASTATYHCEQLVSAGLIQRHREGQVVLVVRTPRGDALVDLLS; the protein is encoded by the coding sequence ATGCGCGAGACGCCGCCCCAGGCTTCTTATACCCGGCTCGAACTCGGTGACACCAGCACGATCCCGGTAGGTGTGACGGTTTCTCCGCACGTCTCGCTGGTTTCGATGCTCGTCGAGGTGGTCGGCGGGTACGACCGCGGCCTGCCCGCCCCCTGGCGCCGCCAGGTGGGCTCGGCGATCCCCGAGCAGGGGTACCGCGCGGCGAGCGCGCTCGCCCGGCGGGGCACCTCGGTACAGCCGGACTTCATCGTTCCGATCAGTCCCGGCGAGGACTCCTCCGCCGCCGCGCAGTCGGAAATGCTGCGCGACCTGACGGAAACCGACATCCTGAAAGGCCTCGAAGAGGTCTTCGGAGATCGATTACCCGCGCAGTGGCGGCAGGCCGCGGACCATCCGAGACGCTGGGTCGCCTCACTCGCGGACGCCTTCACCGCGACCAGGGTGGCGACCGAAAACCTGTGGACCAAGGCCCGTCCCCTGCTCGACCGCGAGATCGAGCGGATCGGGGTCGCCTACGTCCGCGGCGGGACCGACGCGGTACTCGGCCTGCTGCGGCCCCATTTCCGGTTCAGCAACGGTTCCCTGCTGCTGCCCGACGCCGAACCGGCCCGGTACACCACCCGCGGCCGCAAGCTGATCCTCGTCCCGATGCTCGCCGGCTGCCGGTCGGCGGTGTCCAACTTCGACGAAGAGGACGCCATCTGGATCGGCTACCCCTTGCCGGGTCTGGACGGCCTGCTCGACAACGGCAGGAACGAAACGCCCCCCGGTGTCGACGGGCTCGACCTGGTGGTCGGCGCCCACCGCGCCAAACTGTTGCGTCATCTGGGAAAACCCGCCCGGATGGGGGAGATCGCGAATCTCCTGTCCTGCGCCGCGAGCACCGCGACGTATCACTGCGAGCAGCTCGTGTCGGCGGGCCTGATCCAGCGGCACCGCGAGGGTCAGGTCGTCCTCGTGGTCCGGACACCTCGCGGTGACGCCCTGGTCGACCTGCTCTCGTGA
- a CDS encoding glycoside hydrolase family 88/105 protein translates to MPLDPLRAARLSRRTVLAGTAGALGALALPGVATAATADWSRAVVDSTMKRWTPATLGGWGYTRGLYLYGQYLVYRRTGEKSYLDYILAWYDRFVTESGISNGFTNLDAMRSGQMFPLLYTETGQAKYKTAADQLRRRFPSYPRTSDGGMFHATSKTGQLWADGVYMAQPFLALYGTTFGDAGYCHEEAAKNVIVYFDRLKEPGKGLLYHAYDEDGSEPWATGAGRHSKFHWARAIGWLGMTAIDLLEILPAGHPRRRRLVEIVRFLAAGYTRWQDRASGRWFQVVDRAGDKDNWLETSASAMYTFLLSRAVERGHIGAEYGPVAAKGYRGVLSQVSTGPDGLTDIANISEGTNVGDSAYYYGRKRNTNDFHGLGAFLIMNEQLAR, encoded by the coding sequence ATGCCACTGGATCCTCTTCGCGCGGCACGCCTTTCGCGGCGCACGGTGCTGGCGGGAACCGCGGGTGCCCTCGGCGCGCTCGCCTTGCCCGGCGTGGCCACCGCGGCGACGGCCGACTGGTCGCGCGCGGTCGTCGACTCGACGATGAAACGCTGGACCCCCGCCACCCTCGGCGGCTGGGGCTACACCCGAGGTCTCTACCTCTACGGCCAGTACCTGGTGTACCGGCGCACCGGCGAGAAGTCCTACCTCGACTACATCCTCGCCTGGTACGACCGTTTCGTCACCGAAAGCGGGATCTCGAACGGATTCACCAACCTGGACGCGATGCGGTCCGGGCAGATGTTCCCCTTGCTGTACACCGAAACCGGGCAGGCGAAGTACAAGACCGCGGCGGACCAGCTGCGCCGGCGGTTCCCGTCCTATCCCCGGACGTCCGACGGCGGGATGTTCCACGCCACGAGCAAGACCGGGCAGCTGTGGGCGGACGGCGTGTACATGGCGCAGCCGTTCCTCGCCCTGTACGGCACGACCTTCGGCGATGCGGGCTACTGCCACGAAGAAGCCGCGAAGAACGTCATCGTGTACTTCGACCGGCTCAAAGAACCCGGCAAGGGCCTGCTCTACCACGCCTACGACGAGGACGGCTCGGAACCGTGGGCCACCGGCGCCGGACGGCATTCGAAGTTCCACTGGGCCCGCGCGATCGGCTGGCTCGGCATGACGGCGATCGACCTCCTCGAGATCCTGCCGGCCGGACATCCGCGACGGCGGCGTCTCGTCGAGATCGTCCGGTTCCTCGCGGCGGGCTACACCCGCTGGCAGGACCGGGCCTCGGGCCGCTGGTTCCAGGTCGTCGACCGGGCGGGCGACAAGGACAACTGGCTGGAGACCTCGGCTTCGGCGATGTACACGTTCCTGCTCTCCCGCGCGGTGGAACGCGGCCACATCGGCGCGGAGTACGGCCCGGTGGCCGCGAAGGGCTATCGCGGGGTTTTATCCCAGGTTTCGACCGGTCCCGACGGATTGACCGACATCGCGAACATCTCCGAGGGCACCAACGTCGGCGACTCCGCGTATTACTACGGGCGCAAACGCAACACCAACGATTTCCACGGTCTCGGCGCGTTCCTCATCATGAATGAGCAGCTCGCCCGCTGA
- the folP gene encoding dihydropteroate synthase: MNELTFRGRRVARDRALVMAIVNRTPDSFYDRGSTFSDPDALAAVARAVADGADIVDIGGVKAGPGADVDVEEEIRRVVPFVERIRELHPGLVISVDTWRHEVGRRSAEAGADLINDTWAGADPKLAEVAAEFGTGYVCSHTGNAVPRTRPFRVNYPDIVADVVAETTAHAEAVVALGVPREGVLIDPTHDFGKNTWHSLALLRHARELADTGWPVLMALSNKDFVGETLGVELAERVDGTLAATAWAVAEGAKVFRVHEVKRTRQVLEMIASIQGVRPPARAIRGLA, encoded by the coding sequence GTGAACGAGCTGACCTTCCGCGGACGCCGCGTCGCCCGAGACCGCGCCCTGGTCATGGCGATCGTCAACCGGACCCCTGATTCCTTCTACGACAGGGGCTCGACCTTCTCGGATCCGGACGCGCTCGCGGCCGTCGCGCGGGCGGTGGCCGACGGCGCCGACATCGTCGACATCGGCGGGGTCAAGGCGGGTCCCGGTGCGGACGTCGACGTCGAGGAAGAGATCCGACGGGTGGTCCCGTTCGTGGAACGGATTCGAGAACTGCACCCCGGCCTGGTGATCAGCGTCGACACCTGGCGGCACGAGGTGGGCAGGCGCTCGGCCGAAGCGGGCGCGGACCTGATCAACGACACCTGGGCGGGGGCCGATCCGAAGCTGGCCGAGGTCGCGGCGGAATTCGGCACCGGTTACGTCTGCTCGCACACCGGGAACGCCGTCCCGCGCACCCGCCCGTTCCGGGTGAACTACCCGGACATCGTCGCGGACGTCGTCGCCGAGACGACGGCGCACGCCGAAGCGGTCGTCGCGCTCGGTGTCCCGCGCGAGGGGGTGCTGATCGACCCGACCCACGACTTCGGCAAGAACACGTGGCACAGCCTGGCGCTGCTGCGGCACGCGCGGGAACTGGCGGACACCGGCTGGCCGGTGCTGATGGCACTGTCCAATAAGGACTTCGTCGGGGAGACACTCGGCGTGGAACTCGCGGAGCGGGTCGACGGGACCCTCGCCGCGACGGCCTGGGCGGTGGCCGAGGGGGCGAAGGTGTTCCGGGTGCACGAGGTGAAGCGCACGCGGCAGGTGCTGGAGATGATCGCGTCGATCCAGGGGGTGCGCCCGCCCGCGCGCGCGATCCGAGGACTGGCTTAG
- a CDS encoding sensor histidine kinase, with product MAGVLTTGIGMGVAATTLKIADGTHTALDTTLSTTTGFLFLLAGAVAHVRRASNPIGLLIAVAGLALFAEDLQFAREPVAHTAGLALTAASSPVIAHLVLAFPHGNLRSRWERVLAFSAYAVVFGAAVLGLLVNDDPENLAAVAASPEAEQLVKRLLELVGALIGGGVVVVLLYRWLSGRLPQRRLLSPVLAIAVVGAVSTTVGSALGSANPVSDPLLDAYRIAFCLWPLAFLIGVLRARVGNAEMIRLLLERDGSGLAALVQDDEVWKDSRSIDALNAAAGLVLDNQRLAAELEERLVEVQASRARIVAAADDERRRVERDLHDGAQQRLVSIVLLLRMAERRLGSDLTPSVATLLRSTIDELQATITELRELARGLRPAILTEAGLIPAVRSLLDRVPLAVDLAGADVPRLSGAVEATAYFVVSEAVTNSLKHARAREVRVRIGVEEGSLRVDVHDDGTGTADIDGGSGLHGLRDRVRALGGELIVDGRPGSGTTVSAVIPLEG from the coding sequence GTGTGCTGACCACCGGGATCGGGATGGGCGTCGCCGCGACGACGCTCAAGATCGCCGACGGCACGCACACCGCGCTCGACACCACCCTGTCCACCACGACCGGGTTCCTCTTCCTCCTCGCCGGCGCCGTCGCGCACGTGCGCCGCGCCTCGAACCCCATCGGCCTGCTCATCGCGGTGGCCGGGCTCGCGTTGTTCGCCGAAGACCTGCAGTTCGCCAGGGAGCCCGTCGCGCACACCGCCGGGCTGGCGCTGACGGCCGCGTCCAGTCCGGTGATCGCGCACCTCGTCCTCGCCTTCCCGCACGGGAACCTGCGCTCACGCTGGGAACGCGTACTCGCCTTCTCCGCGTACGCCGTGGTCTTCGGGGCGGCCGTCCTCGGCCTGCTGGTCAACGACGACCCGGAGAACCTCGCCGCGGTCGCCGCGTCACCGGAGGCCGAACAGCTGGTCAAACGGCTGTTGGAGCTGGTCGGCGCGCTGATCGGCGGCGGGGTCGTGGTGGTCCTGCTCTACCGCTGGCTCTCCGGGCGGCTTCCGCAGCGGCGGCTGCTCTCCCCCGTCCTCGCGATCGCCGTGGTCGGCGCGGTGAGCACCACGGTCGGCAGCGCGCTCGGCTCGGCGAATCCGGTGTCCGATCCGCTGCTGGACGCCTACCGGATCGCGTTCTGCCTGTGGCCGCTGGCGTTCCTGATCGGGGTGCTGCGGGCGCGGGTCGGCAACGCGGAGATGATCCGGCTGCTGCTGGAGCGTGACGGCTCCGGGCTGGCCGCGCTCGTGCAGGACGACGAGGTGTGGAAGGACAGCCGGTCGATCGACGCGCTCAACGCCGCCGCCGGGCTGGTGCTGGACAACCAGCGGCTCGCCGCGGAACTGGAGGAACGCCTCGTCGAGGTCCAGGCGTCCCGTGCCCGCATCGTGGCCGCCGCCGACGACGAGCGCAGGCGCGTCGAACGGGATCTGCACGACGGCGCGCAACAACGGCTGGTCAGCATCGTGCTGCTGCTGAGGATGGCCGAACGGCGGCTCGGGAGCGACCTCACCCCGTCCGTCGCGACCCTGCTGAGGAGCACCATCGACGAACTGCAGGCCACCATCACCGAGTTGCGTGAACTCGCGCGCGGGCTCCGGCCCGCGATCCTCACCGAGGCCGGGCTGATCCCCGCGGTCCGGTCGCTGCTGGACCGAGTCCCGCTCGCGGTCGACCTCGCCGGGGCGGACGTGCCCCGGCTCAGCGGCGCCGTCGAGGCCACGGCCTATTTCGTCGTCTCCGAAGCGGTCACAAACTCGCTGAAGCACGCGCGGGCGCGGGAGGTGCGCGTGCGCATCGGCGTCGAGGAGGGCAGCCTGCGGGTGGACGTCCACGACGACGGCACCGGCACGGCCGACATCGACGGCGGCTCCGGGCTGCACGGCCTGCGCGACCGGGTCCGCGCGCTCGGCGGCGAACTGATCGTCGACGGTCGGCCCGGCTCGGGGACCACGGTTTCGGCTGTGATCCCGTTGGAAGGCTAA